The following are encoded in a window of Amaranthus tricolor cultivar Red isolate AtriRed21 chromosome 2, ASM2621246v1, whole genome shotgun sequence genomic DNA:
- the LOC130805149 gene encoding transcriptional elongation regulator MINIYO, translated as MEKQPNYGRKPPTVPIKLPKERVFGANTVHLSEDDASNLVGGIVEKGISDSDHFTTPPSTPLPSLLPFPVARHRSHGPHWTPSVNQFAAGGHGIDRDEEYGEDDDPTNYDPLAFFAEPVVKKKKKELDLSRWRELIQSNGVSYIHEKEKECKVEEGVEKQNGSNLLSLLEPSEVSVSTSTIIRTVDMDSDRLNELLSSKSNNNVVRLGHDLSRNNKGNSEVLIGVAESSEVQNEVHLERSSDDDVDMGETLSSLEMLGLRDKQPSAVFGPRSTGHEQGHTSLESEIDAENRALLERMSKEEIAEAQAEIRNRINPELLKILKKRGFKRSEKLGSSCSSDAIDVRTSGIMEVDKHLDEDENVSAVGTSVIPSLITHSKVDIESRVDEGVQSELSKGSNVWDLWSKRVEAARAIRFSFDGNVVEGSTLDPGYAADAVAERDYLRTEGDPGADGYTIKEALALARSVIPGQRGLALRLLASVLSKALHNICDNQLDCSTNLRNVKNFVDWEAIWAYALGPEPELVLSLRLALDDNHSSVVLASAKAIQCVLAYDVNENFFNILEKRGMKDQYTAPVFRSRPDIKHGFLSGGFWKYSTKPSNILLPDEEIVNSKNEERTIQDDNVVAGQDVAAGLVRMGILPRLCYLLETEQAMALEECILSILIAIARHSSTCASAIRNCERLVQTIVNNFTMKDTVELQTPKIKSVTLLRVLAQSSKTTCMEFIEKGFFQTVMWQLYQVTNSIDEWIRFGTHKCKLASELMVEQLRFWKVCVMNGHCISSFTGFFPGLCLWLNPPTFEKLIEANVFHDFASISVEVFLVLEALASRLPDLHSSRNENEQFQGSFSDNLETWCWSDVRPMVDVALKWLQIKADSTFSKFLCKQNIVDDKFVNYSHVSSSLWILSAVLHMLKTILIKATPRDVLKLNGNESGRQLPDFVAKLVSQIIKNGILNIFEDNLDESFVDKLCQFRHQSDSEVSIASVCCLHGLLQVVVSADHLIHLTRGNIQHKNLLGYEFVRETNTRDGKIFKYSLNEWKKVFEEFMKLINSEWKFVCSIEVFGRGGPAPGVGVGWGASGGGFWSMTTALVQADARMFIELLRAFHSLSSGDFPQVEEHNFMVQSVNSAVALSLTAGPGDEAFIQNVLDFLLEIPVLKFFNRYIFKFCHSCKGVEPFTLDYTENDLVQFGKSLASHFRDRWLSSKKKKNPETKEGKTRGIKRVKPIGNSLDTIPEDMETPGKSGNSQMVEWARQRLPLSVHWLLSPIVTIGDVKSSNTSNTSKISPVQDPMGFHEVAKAGLFLLLGIEAMSSELSDEDNFPVKRIPLIWKLHALSVPLLVGMSVLEEERSRYMYGALQNLYGKLLDELWHRSIKTDGFETESSSYADKLSIGCLRFQSEIHDSYSTFIETLVEQFAAISYGDFVFGRQVAIYLHRQVEISVRLATWNALSNAHALELLPSLDDCLSQAEGYLEPVEEDEGILNAYVKSWISSSLDRAATRNSMTYAIVLHHLSSFIFNNSDGEKLLLRNKLVKSLLRDYARKQQHEDMISDLVLYHRSHTLKKRGKNVSTSLLMNNTDARFERLKDCCEGNSQLVTVVEKLKCCISKKQSNV; from the exons ATGGAGAAGCAACCCAACTATGGCAGAAAACCTCCAACAGTTCCTATAAAGCTACCGAAAGAGAGAGTTTTTGGAGCAAATACGGTTCACCTATCAGAAGATGATGCGAGTAACCTTGTCGGAGGAATCGTTGAAAAGGGCATTTCAGATTCTGATCATTTCACAACTCCTCCTTCTACTCCTCTTCCATCCCTTTTACCCTTTCCGGTTGCCCGCCACCGCTCTCATGGCCCT CATTGGACTCCAAGTGTGAACCAATTTGCTGCTGGTGGTCACGGGATCGATAGGGATGAAGAATATGGGGAAGATGATGATCCTACAAATTATGACCCATTAGCGTTTTTTGCTGAGCCCGTcgttaagaaaaagaaaaaagaactgGATTTGAGTAGGTGGAGAGAATTAATTCAAAGTAATGGTGTTTCTTATATCCATGAGAAGGAAAAAGAGTGCAAGGTAGAAGAGGGTGTAGAAAAGCAAAATGGAAGCAATTTACTATCTTTACTAGAGCCTTCTGAGGTTTCTGTTAGCACCAGTACCATAATCAGAACTGTGGATATGGATTCAGATAGGCTAAATGAATTGTTGTCAtcaaaaagcaataacaatgtaGTAAGATTAGGACATGATCTGTCCAGGAATAACAAAGGTAATTCAGAAGTTCTGATTGGTGTTGCAGAGAGCAGTGAAGTTCAAAATGAAGTTCATTTGGAGAGGTCTTCTGATGATGATGTGGACATGGGTGAAACTTTATCATCACTTGAGATGCTAGGCCTTAGGGACAAGCAGCCTTCAGCAGTATTTGGACCCAGAAGTACAGGTCATGAACAAGGGCACACAAGTCTTGAGAGTGAGATTGATGCTGAAAATCGGGCCTTGTTAGAAAGAATGTCTAAAGAGGAGATTGCAGAAGCACAGGCAGAGATAAGAAACAGGATAAATCCTGAACTGCTTAAGATTTTGAAGAAGCGGGGGTTTAAAAGATCGGAGAAGTTGGGGTCAAGCTGCAGTTCAGATGCTATTGATGTACGTACTTCAGGTATTATGGAGGTTGATAAacatttagatgaagatgaaaacgTTTCGGCAGTTGGAACTTCTGTTATTCCTTCATTGATTACTCATAGTAAGGTTGACATAGAATCGAGGGTAGATGAAGGTGTACAGAGTGAGTTGTCGAAAGGCAGCAACGTATGGGATTTATGGAGTAAACGAGTGGAGGCTGCAAGGGCTATTAGATTTTCATTTGATGGAAATGTTGTCGAAG GGAGTACTTTGGATCCTGGCTATGCTGCTGATGCTGTTGCCGAGCGTGATTATTTGAGAACAGAAGGGGACCCTGGTGCTGATGGGTATACAATAAAGGAGGCTCTAGCTCTTGCAAGGAGCGTT ATTCCTGGACAACGAGGTCTTGCATTACGTCTTCTTGCATCAGTTCTTAGTAAGGCTTTGCACAACATTTGTGATAATCAATTAGATTGTTCAACAAATCTTCGTAATGTGAAGAACTTTGTTGATTGGGAGGCAATTTGGGCTTATGCATTGGGTCCAGAGCCTGAGCTTGTTTTATCTCTGAG GTTGGCGCTTGATGATAATCATAGCTCTGTTGTTTTAGCTTCTGCTAAAGCAATCCAATGCGTTCTAGCTTATGATGTGAATGAGAACTTCTTCAACATATTGGAA aaaaggggGATGAAGGATCAATATACTGCTCCAGTATTTCGAAGTAGACCTGACATTAAACATGGTTTTCTTAGTGGCGGTTTTTGGAAATACAGTACTAAACCCTCCAATATTCTCCTTCCTGATGAGGAAATTGTAAATTCCAAGAATGAAGAACGTACTATTCAGGATGACAATGTTGTTGCTGGACAGGATGTTGCTGCAGGTCTGGTTAGGATGGGGATTTTACCCAGGCTTTGTTACCTTTTAGAG ACTGAACAAGCGATGGCCTTGGAGGAATGCATATTATCAATACTCATTGCAATTGCTAGGCATTCTTCAACATGTGCAAGTGCAATAAGGAACTGTGAAAGGCTTGTTCAGACGATTGTTAATAATTTTACCATGAAAGATACTGTGGAACTTCAGACTCCTAAAATAAAATCTGTGACTCTATTGCGA GTTTTGGCTCAATCAAGCAAGACTACATGTATGGAGTTCATCGAGAAGGGGTTCTTCCAAACTGTAATGTGGCAATTGTATCAAGTGACGAATTCTATTGATGAGTGGATAAGATTTGGGACACATAAGTGTAAGCTGGCTTCAGAGTTGATGGTAGAACAATTACGCTTTTGGAAGGTTTGTGTCATGAATGGCCACTGCATTTCTTCTTTCACAGGCTTTTTTCCAGGTTTGTGCCTGTGGTTGAATCCTCCCACATTTGAAAAACTTATAGAAGCCAATGTCTTTCATGATTTTGCTTCCATCAGTGTGGAAGTTTTCCTTGTTTTGGAGGCATTAGCTAGCAGGCTCCCAGATTTACATTCCAGTAGAAATGAGAATGAACAATTTCAGGGAAGTTTCAGTGATAACTTAGAAACTTGGTGTTGGAGTGATGTTCGTCCAATGGTTGACGTGGCCTTGAAGTGGCTACAAATTAAGGCTGATTCAACATTTTCCAAGTTCTTGTGTAAGCAAAATATAGTTGATGACAAGTTTGTGAACTATTCTCATGTATCTTCTTCGTTATGGATACTGTCAGCTGTTCTGCACATGCTTAAGACAATTCTTATTAAGGCGACTCCTCGAGATGTGCTTAAGCTAAATGGCAATGAAAGCGGGAGGCAGTTGCCTGACTTTGTAGCTAAACTTGTAAGTCAAATCATAAAAAATGGTATCCTTAATATATTCGAGGATAACCTGGATGAATCTTTTGTTGACAAGCTGTGTCAATTCAGACATCAATCAGATTCTGAGGTCTCGATCGCTTCTGTGTGCTGCCTTCATGGTTTACTCCAGGTGGTAGTTTCTGCCGATCACTTGATCCATCTCACCAGAGGCAACATTCAACATAAAAACCTTCTTGGATATGAGTTTGTTAGAGAAACTAATACACGTGATggtaaaatattcaaatattctCTGAACGAGTGGAAAAAAGTTTTTGAAGAATTTATGAAGTTGATTAATTCAGAATGGAAATTCGTGTGCAGCATCGAGGTATTTGGCAGGGGAGGTCCTGCTCCAGGGGTAGGAGTGGGATGGGGTGCTTCTGGTGGCGGATTTTGGTCCATGACTACTGCGTTAGTTCAAGCAGACGCAAGAATGTTTATTGAGTTGCTTAGAGCTTTTCATTCGCTATCTTCAGGAGATTTTCCTCAAGTTGAAGAGCATAATTTCATGGTGCAGAGTGTCAATTCTGCCGTAGCGTTGAGTTTAACTGCAGGACCTGGGGACGAAGCTTTCATACAAAATGTATTGGATTTCTTGCTGGAAATTCCTGTTCTCAAATTTTTCAATCGGTATATCTTTAAATTTTGTCACTCTTGTAAAGGAGTAGAGCCATTTACATTAGACTACACTGAGAATGACTTAGTTCAATTCGGCAAAAGTCTGGCTTCTCACTTCCGAGACAGGTGGTTGTCTTCTAAGAAAAAGAAGAATCCGGAAACAAAGGAAGGAAAAACTCGTGGAATTAAAAGGGTCAAACCAATTGGAAATTCTCTAGATACCATTCCTGAAGATATGGAAACGCCTGGGAAAAGTGGCAACTCACAGATGGTTGAGTGGGCTCGGCAGCGATTGCCTCTTTCTGTTCACTGGTTGCTAAGTCCTATAGTGACCATTGGTGACGTCAAATCTAGTAATACGTCAAATACTTCTAAAATTTCTCCTGTTCAGGATCCAATGGGATTTCATGAAGTTGCTAAAGCTGGGCTTTTCTTGCTGTTGGGTATTGAAGCTATGTCCTCCGAGCTTTCAGATGAAGATAACTTCCCCGTTAAGAGAATTCCTTTAATCTGGAAATTGCATGCGTTATCTGTGCCATTACTTGTAGGAATGAGCGTCCTCGAAGAAGAAAGGAGCAGGTACATGTACGGAGCTCTACAAAACCTATACGGTAAACTTCTAGATGAGTTATGGCACAGAAGCATCAAGACTGACGGCTTTGAAACTGAGTCTTCTTCTTATGCTGATAAGCTCAGTATTGGTTGTTTGAGGTTTCAGTCCGAGATTCATGACAGTTATTCCACATTTATTGAAACTCTTGTGGAGCAGTTCGCTGCAATATCATATGGCGACTTCGTTTTTGGACGACAAGTTGCAATATATCTTCACAGACAGGTCGAGATTTCAGTGAGACTTGCCACGTGGAATGCACTATCTAACGCCCATGCTCTTGAACTCCTTCCATCATTAGATGATTGTTTATCTCAGGCAGAAGGATATCTAGAACCTGTTGag GAAGATGAAGGTATTCTAAACGCTTATGTAAAATCATGGATTTCTAGTTCCCTTGATAGAGCTGCAACTCGGAATTCAATGACATATGCTATTGTTTTACATCATCTGTCTTCGTTCATTTTCAATAATTCTGATGGAGAAAAACTATTGCTACGGAATAAACTTGTGAAATCTCTGTTAAGAGACTATGCACGCAAACAGCAACACGAG GATATGATTTCGGATTTAGTTCTGTATCACCGTTCTCACACACTTAAGAAACGAGGGAAAAACGTCTCAACTTCTTTATTGATGAACAACACAGATGCCAGGTTTGAGCGATTAAAGGATTGTTGCGAAGGAAATTCACAGCTAGTCACAGTAGTCGAAAAACTCAAATGTTGTATTTCAAAGAAGCAATCTAATGTTTGA